From one Tetragenococcus osmophilus genomic stretch:
- a CDS encoding PTS system mannose/fructose/sorbose family transporter subunit IID, with the protein MAKEKDPNSWKYWQFFWRSWAIQASWNYERQMNMGFMYGIAPVLDNIYKNSEDGQLKKEAYQRHMIYYNCTPQTSAFVLGLSASMEEQYYEDQENFNPETITAVKTSLMGPLSGIGDSFFQGTIRVLAFGLGINLARDGSILGPILAMIISFVPSFVITYYGGKLGYTMGNKYLSRLYEEGLMDRVMYVCSIVGLMVIGSMIASLIELETPISFGETFVLQDVLDDLLPQMLSLAATFIMYWLIKKKVPMGWLLTICIVGGVVFNVLGILN; encoded by the coding sequence ATGGCAAAAGAAAAAGATCCAAATAGTTGGAAATACTGGCAATTTTTTTGGCGCTCTTGGGCAATCCAAGCCTCTTGGAATTATGAGCGGCAGATGAACATGGGCTTTATGTATGGAATTGCCCCTGTTTTAGATAATATTTATAAAAACAGTGAAGACGGTCAATTAAAGAAAGAAGCTTATCAACGTCATATGATCTATTATAATTGTACGCCACAAACAAGTGCTTTTGTTTTAGGACTGAGTGCTTCGATGGAGGAACAATACTATGAAGATCAAGAAAACTTTAATCCAGAAACGATTACTGCTGTTAAAACAAGTTTAATGGGTCCTTTATCTGGAATTGGAGACTCTTTCTTTCAAGGGACGATTCGTGTCTTGGCTTTTGGTCTAGGTATTAATTTAGCTAGAGATGGTAGTATTTTAGGACCGATTTTAGCAATGATTATTTCGTTTGTTCCATCTTTTGTTATTACCTATTATGGTGGCAAACTTGGTTATACAATGGGAAATAAATATTTATCTAGGCTTTATGAAGAAGGCTTAATGGACCGTGTAATGTATGTGTGTTCTATTGTAGGGCTTATGGTAATCGGTTCGATGATCGCAAGTCTAATTGAACTAGAAACTCCAATTAGCTTTGGAGAAACCTTTGTACTACAAGATGTTTTAGATGATCTCTTACCACAAATGCTCTCCTTAGCAGCTACCTTTATTATGTATTGGCTCATTAAGAAAAAAGTTCCAATGGGCTGGTTGCTTACAATTTGTATTGTTGGCGGTGTGGTATTTAATGTATTAGGCATTTTAAATTAA
- a CDS encoding PTS mannose/fructose/sorbose/N-acetylgalactosamine transporter subunit IIC translates to MLVQSILLGLVGVFCALDSRLLGRLNFERPLIGSTLVGLVLGDLQTGLVVGASLELMSLGIVNIGAAAPPNMNMASIIAAAFAIFSNANAETALTIAVPISVLGQMLDIVLRTFLSNFSHRADTLIEQGQFAKARRIHIGWGTLLYGLSYFIPIGWGTLLYGLSYFIPIFMAIYFGTDLVQQLVDIIPDWLTDGLGVASKILPAFGFALLLNTMLTNRLVPYLLLGFLITAYSGLDVTGIALFACIVAFIMYEVKFSGNGGNGGNAEEADPLEDDL, encoded by the coding sequence ATGTTAGTTCAATCGATTTTATTAGGGCTGGTAGGTGTATTTTGTGCTCTCGATTCACGTTTGCTGGGGCGCTTAAATTTTGAACGCCCTTTAATTGGAAGTACTCTTGTTGGCCTTGTACTTGGCGATCTACAAACTGGGCTGGTTGTAGGTGCCTCCCTTGAATTGATGTCATTGGGGATTGTAAATATTGGGGCTGCGGCACCACCAAACATGAACATGGCATCAATTATTGCAGCGGCATTCGCAATTTTTTCAAATGCAAATGCTGAGACGGCCTTGACGATAGCCGTTCCTATTTCTGTTTTGGGGCAAATGCTTGATATTGTATTACGAACATTTTTATCAAACTTTTCTCACCGAGCGGATACATTAATTGAACAAGGGCAGTTCGCAAAGGCTCGAAGGATCCATATAGGGTGGGGCACACTTTTATATGGCTTAAGTTATTTTATTCCGATAGGGTGGGGCACACTTTTATATGGCTTAAGTTATTTTATTCCGATTTTTATGGCTATTTATTTTGGTACAGATTTGGTTCAACAGTTAGTAGATATAATACCTGACTGGTTAACAGATGGATTAGGTGTTGCAAGTAAGATTTTGCCAGCCTTTGGGTTTGCACTATTACTTAACACAATGTTGACAAATCGTTTGGTTCCTTATTTACTTTTAGGCTTTTTGATTACTGCTTATTCAGGCTTAGATGTTACAGGTATAGCTTTGTTTGCTTGTATTGTGGCTTTTATAATGTATGAAGTGAAATTTAGTGGTAACGGGGGAAATGGTGGAAATGCAGAAGAAGCCGATCCGTTAGAAGATGATTTATAA
- a CDS encoding PTS sugar transporter subunit IIB translates to MIKLVRIDYRLLHGQVVFAWSKALGITRTIVVNDEAATDDFKKMSLNLSKPSGMKLNIFTVDETIKKMPKIEQLSDNIMLIFGNTGETLKFCEAYSKIEEINYGGLPNKEGAEQYSNAIHLVPSEVEDSKKLKNLGIHLYMQQVPTSRKEDLNEKL, encoded by the coding sequence ATGATTAAACTAGTTCGTATTGACTATCGACTATTGCATGGACAAGTTGTCTTTGCTTGGAGTAAAGCTTTGGGGATCACACGTACTATTGTAGTAAATGATGAAGCAGCCACAGATGATTTTAAAAAAATGTCATTAAATCTTTCAAAGCCTTCGGGGATGAAGTTAAATATTTTTACTGTAGATGAAACTATCAAAAAAATGCCTAAAATCGAGCAATTAAGTGATAATATTATGCTCATTTTTGGTAATACAGGAGAAACACTAAAATTTTGCGAAGCCTATTCAAAAATTGAGGAAATTAATTATGGAGGTCTTCCTAACAAGGAAGGAGCTGAACAATATAGTAATGCCATTCATTTAGTCCCTTCTGAAGTTGAGGATTCAAAAAAACTCAAGAACTTAGGTATTCATTTATATATGCAACAAGTTCCAACTTCTAGAAAAGAAGACTTGAACGAAAAATTATAG
- a CDS encoding PTS sugar transporter subunit IIA yields MNQILLASHGDLAKGMLQTASMLIGELDNIHAFSSYRDDDSRLLHSMNEKIKTFNENDHVYILSDIFGGSVNNEILKLLNKSNITLIAGMNLMLVMGVATQTEKIEEKELNRIIQESQQGIINCNSLLEKNTNTEGDDL; encoded by the coding sequence ATGAACCAGATCTTATTGGCCAGTCATGGCGACCTTGCTAAAGGAATGCTACAAACAGCGAGTATGTTGATTGGGGAATTAGATAATATTCATGCTTTTTCTAGTTATCGAGACGATGACAGTAGATTATTACATAGTATGAATGAAAAAATCAAAACTTTTAATGAAAATGATCATGTTTACATATTAAGTGATATTTTTGGTGGCAGTGTAAATAATGAAATCTTGAAGTTGTTAAATAAGTCCAATATTACTTTAATAGCTGGTATGAATTTAATGTTAGTTATGGGAGTTGCAACCCAAACTGAAAAAATAGAGGAAAAAGAATTAAATAGAATCATTCAAGAAAGTCAGCAGGGGATTATTAATTGTAATAGCTTGCTTGAGAAAAATACAAATACAGAAGGTGACGACTTATGA
- a CDS encoding sugar-binding transcriptional regulator has protein sequence MNQSEEKELVRVSSMYYEEGMTQAEIARNMGVSRSLISKMLIDAKEAGVVEIFINSKSSYSIRLERELELQYDLKRVLVVDTLDLEANEVKKMAAREAALWLQKMIKGNKKLGISWGESLRELVNRYPFEKQSDVTIFPLIGGMGDEYIDIHSNQLCYDLARKLRGKTRYLYAPALISNTNLRKELANNPTIYNVMEESKSVDIALVGISDPRNNSTMEKIGYINQKDIVDLEKNKVVGDINSRFFDKNGEEADIDINQHVMGISLEDIKKIPTVMSIAFENSKIDAVEVAVKHKLFNVLVTTDEIAKRLLEK, from the coding sequence ATGAATCAATCTGAAGAAAAAGAACTTGTAAGAGTATCTTCTATGTACTATGAAGAAGGGATGACACAGGCTGAAATAGCTCGAAATATGGGCGTTTCTCGATCACTTATTTCCAAAATGTTGATTGATGCAAAGGAAGCTGGCGTTGTTGAGATATTTATTAATAGTAAAAGTTCATACAGTATTAGGTTAGAAAGAGAATTGGAACTTCAGTATGATTTAAAAAGAGTATTAGTTGTGGATACTTTAGATTTAGAAGCAAATGAAGTTAAGAAAATGGCTGCTAGAGAAGCAGCTCTTTGGTTGCAAAAGATGATAAAAGGAAATAAAAAACTTGGTATTTCTTGGGGGGAATCACTGAGAGAATTGGTCAATAGATATCCTTTCGAAAAACAGTCTGATGTTACTATTTTTCCTCTTATAGGAGGAATGGGCGATGAATATATTGATATACATTCTAACCAGCTTTGTTATGATTTGGCTCGTAAGCTAAGAGGTAAAACTAGGTATCTATATGCTCCAGCTTTAATATCAAATACTAATTTAAGAAAAGAATTGGCTAATAATCCTACAATCTATAATGTGATGGAAGAAAGTAAATCTGTTGATATTGCTCTTGTGGGAATTTCTGATCCAAGAAATAATAGTACAATGGAAAAAATAGGTTATATTAATCAAAAAGATATTGTAGATTTGGAAAAAAATAAAGTAGTTGGTGATATTAATTCGCGGTTTTTTGATAAAAATGGTGAAGAAGCGGATATTGATATAAACCAACATGTAATGGGAATTAGTTTAGAAGATATAAAAAAGATACCTACTGTAATGTCTATTGCTTTCGAAAATAGTAAGATTGATGCTGTTGAAGTTGCTGTTAAACATAAACTGTTTAATGTCTTAGTTACAACAGATGAAATAGCAAAAAGATTATTGGAAAAGTAA
- a CDS encoding PTS glucitol/sorbitol transporter subunit IIA produces MITSKVKEIGESVPEFKEEMLVILFGTSATPELKPISVIHEFNDTPDNILQVGTKIQLGDQTYTINQVGKSANQNFEELGHVSIYFRSAQEEVLPGAVIASPKIFPTVNVGDEIKIWNE; encoded by the coding sequence GTGATAACTAGTAAAGTAAAGGAAATTGGAGAATCAGTCCCAGAATTTAAAGAAGAGATGTTAGTGATATTATTTGGTACAAGTGCTACACCAGAGTTAAAACCTATTTCTGTCATTCACGAATTTAATGATACACCGGATAACATTTTACAAGTAGGTACAAAAATACAACTTGGAGATCAAACGTATACGATCAACCAAGTGGGTAAGTCTGCTAATCAAAATTTTGAAGAACTTGGTCACGTATCTATTTATTTCCGTTCGGCTCAAGAGGAAGTTTTACCTGGGGCAGTTATTGCATCACCTAAGATTTTTCCTACAGTTAACGTAGGAGATGAAATTAAAATTTGGAATGAGTAA
- the srlE gene encoding PTS glucitol/sorbitol transporter subunit IIB: MYKKIFVKKGSNGWGKGLEIQPEGKKVKIISVTGGGIHPVAQKMADLSGAEVIDGFKNSVPEEEIMAAVIDCGGTARIGVYPMKNIPTVDVLNTSPSGPLAKNITEDIFVSGVSPKDIEVVGEASEDKEAEENQPEPDQAEEETFDGKYAQAKAEHEEEASKKDSKLIAFSKGIGNVMGIFYQAGRDTVDMLIKNIIPFMAFISMLIGIINYTGLGDMIAQLLTPFSDSIIGMVVIAFICSLPFLSPILGPGAVIAQVVGVLIGTQIANGTLPVTYALPALFAINAQAGCDFIPVGLSLGEAKPETVQVGVPAILYSRVLTGALAVVIAWVFSIGMY, translated from the coding sequence ATGTATAAAAAAATATTCGTAAAAAAAGGTAGTAATGGTTGGGGGAAAGGTCTTGAAATTCAGCCAGAAGGAAAAAAAGTAAAAATTATTTCTGTTACTGGTGGGGGAATCCATCCAGTTGCTCAAAAGATGGCTGACCTAAGTGGTGCAGAAGTAATAGATGGTTTTAAAAACTCTGTTCCTGAAGAGGAAATTATGGCAGCGGTAATTGATTGTGGTGGGACAGCGCGTATTGGCGTTTATCCAATGAAAAATATCCCAACAGTTGATGTGTTAAATACTTCTCCATCTGGTCCTCTTGCTAAAAATATTACTGAAGATATTTTTGTATCCGGTGTTTCGCCAAAAGATATTGAGGTTGTTGGAGAAGCGAGTGAAGATAAAGAAGCTGAAGAAAATCAACCTGAACCAGATCAAGCAGAAGAAGAAACATTTGACGGAAAATATGCACAAGCTAAGGCTGAGCATGAAGAAGAAGCTTCAAAAAAAGATAGCAAATTGATCGCTTTTTCAAAGGGTATTGGAAATGTGATGGGGATTTTTTATCAGGCAGGTAGAGATACTGTCGATATGTTAATAAAAAATATTATTCCTTTTATGGCCTTTATCAGTATGCTCATAGGAATTATTAATTATACTGGACTTGGTGATATGATCGCTCAACTATTAACACCGTTCTCTGATTCGATTATAGGTATGGTTGTTATTGCTTTTATTTGTAGCTTGCCGTTCTTGTCGCCAATCTTGGGCCCTGGAGCGGTTATCGCTCAAGTAGTAGGTGTGTTAATTGGGACACAAATAGCAAATGGAACACTTCCTGTAACATACGCCTTACCAGCATTGTTTGCTATTAATGCGCAAGCAGGCTGTGACTTTATCCCTGTTGGTTTATCGTTAGGTGAGGCTAAACCTGAGACTGTTCAAGTTGGTGTGCCAGCGATTTTATACAGCCGGGTTTTAACTGGTGCATTAGCTGTTGTCATTGCTTGGGTATTTAGTATTGGAATGTATTAA
- the srlA gene encoding PTS glucitol/sorbitol transporter subunit IIC encodes MKYIEWFGKNFIGLFEEGGDQFMSFMTDIVPLLVVLLTFTYSLIALIGEDRVDRAIRKSAKYIILRYTVMPILSVLLLTNPMAYTFGKFVKEEEKPAFYDAAVSFIHPVTGLFPYANAGELFVYLGIANGVMEAGYSQGSLAVRYLLCGIVVVFIRGFVTEKITKFLIKRGTVSEEDVEVE; translated from the coding sequence ATGAAATATATCGAATGGTTTGGGAAAAACTTTATTGGTTTGTTTGAAGAAGGCGGAGACCAATTTATGAGCTTTATGACAGATATTGTTCCTTTGCTAGTTGTACTTCTAACTTTTACCTATTCATTAATTGCTCTTATCGGTGAAGATCGTGTAGATCGAGCGATACGTAAAAGTGCTAAATATATTATCCTTCGCTATACAGTTATGCCTATTCTATCTGTATTGTTGTTGACAAATCCAATGGCATATACTTTTGGTAAGTTTGTTAAAGAAGAAGAAAAACCAGCATTTTATGATGCTGCTGTATCTTTTATACACCCAGTAACTGGTCTATTTCCTTATGCGAATGCAGGTGAGTTATTTGTTTATTTAGGCATTGCTAATGGTGTTATGGAAGCTGGTTATAGTCAAGGGAGCTTAGCAGTTCGATATCTTTTGTGTGGCATTGTAGTAGTTTTTATTCGAGGATTCGTGACAGAAAAAATAACGAAATTTTTAATTAAACGTGGCACAGTTTCAGAGGAAGATGTCGAGGTGGAGTAA
- a CDS encoding transcriptional regulator GutM: MVEIAILGSTIVLLQTIFSFYQIKYYHHFIKGIVKSYEQKTNYHLDTEIVKKTFGSMVIVVVTDGNNTIIESYYYRGFTVFSKFQDFNEIKGKQLDKCLLDHLENKQLSLKQKAIKQLINKKLKAVAF, translated from the coding sequence GTGGTTGAGATTGCTATATTAGGGTCAACGATAGTCTTACTTCAAACTATTTTTAGTTTTTATCAAATAAAATATTACCATCATTTTATTAAGGGTATAGTTAAAAGTTATGAACAAAAAACTAACTACCATTTAGATACAGAGATCGTGAAGAAAACATTTGGATCAATGGTAATTGTAGTTGTTACAGATGGTAACAATACAATTATTGAATCTTATTATTATCGTGGTTTTACTGTTTTTTCAAAGTTTCAGGATTTTAACGAAATTAAAGGGAAACAACTAGACAAATGCTTGTTGGATCATTTGGAAAATAAGCAATTGAGCTTAAAACAAAAAGCAATCAAACAATTAATTAACAAAAAGTTGAAAGCGGTTGCTTTTTAA
- a CDS encoding NAD(P)H-dependent oxidoreductase encodes MTLYGKLLQREDEGNPIRVGVIGAGQMGFGMVSQISTIPGMVIAGISDINIEAANDAAQAYNASASKKEDILTSTNFKDVIHSDKVEIIVDATGVPEVGAKISLETLIAQKHLVLLNVEIDITIGPIMKKLYDSAGLVYTGSDGDEPAATAQMFEFAKSMGMEVLVAGKGKNNALKVSANPTTAQDEADEKKMSSHMLAAFQDGTKTMAEMNLLSNAIGYVPDTTGMHGISADLDETINKLNLKDNGGVLDNFGVVEYVDGIAPGIFCIVKGQNEGVQGELNYLMKKGKRDHHILYRPFHLASLETPLTIARAVIEHDHAIVPIDGPVSETVAVAKRDIKAGETVDGIGGYSVRGVIETHQAMKENNNIPVGLVGGASVAKQDIKDGTFLTYDDIELDQSTTVYRLRKLQDETFA; translated from the coding sequence ATGACACTATACGGTAAGTTGTTGCAACGAGAAGATGAAGGAAATCCTATTCGTGTAGGTGTAATTGGCGCAGGACAGATGGGATTTGGAATGGTTTCACAGATTTCTACTATACCAGGCATGGTTATTGCAGGTATTAGTGATATTAATATAGAAGCTGCAAATGATGCAGCTCAAGCATATAATGCAAGCGCTTCTAAAAAGGAAGATATTTTAACTAGTACTAATTTTAAAGACGTTATTCATTCGGATAAAGTAGAAATAATTGTAGATGCTACGGGAGTCCCCGAAGTGGGCGCTAAGATTTCATTAGAAACTTTAATTGCACAAAAACACTTAGTACTACTTAATGTAGAAATTGACATTACTATTGGTCCTATTATGAAGAAATTATATGATTCCGCTGGTTTAGTTTATACCGGCTCAGATGGTGATGAACCCGCAGCGACAGCACAAATGTTTGAATTTGCTAAAAGCATGGGGATGGAAGTATTAGTTGCAGGAAAAGGAAAGAACAATGCATTAAAAGTAAGCGCTAACCCAACAACTGCTCAAGATGAAGCAGACGAGAAAAAAATGAGTAGTCATATGTTAGCAGCTTTTCAAGATGGTACAAAAACAATGGCTGAAATGAATTTATTATCAAATGCAATCGGTTATGTGCCGGATACGACTGGTATGCATGGTATTTCAGCTGATTTAGATGAAACAATTAATAAATTAAACCTAAAAGATAATGGAGGCGTTTTAGATAATTTTGGAGTTGTAGAATATGTAGATGGAATTGCTCCAGGCATCTTCTGTATTGTCAAAGGACAAAATGAAGGGGTGCAAGGTGAACTAAATTATTTGATGAAAAAAGGTAAACGAGATCATCATATTTTATATCGACCGTTTCACTTAGCTAGTTTGGAAACTCCTTTAACAATTGCAAGAGCTGTAATAGAACATGATCATGCGATCGTACCTATAGATGGCCCTGTTTCAGAAACAGTGGCAGTAGCTAAACGAGATATTAAAGCGGGAGAAACAGTTGACGGGATAGGTGGATATAGCGTTCGTGGCGTAATAGAGACTCATCAAGCTATGAAAGAAAATAATAATATTCCTGTAGGGCTCGTTGGTGGCGCTTCAGTAGCTAAACAAGATATCAAAGACGGAACGTTTTTAACCTATGATGATATAGAATTAGATCAATCTACAACAGTATATCGTCTTCGTAAATTACAAGATGAAACATTTGCTTAA
- a CDS encoding IS1380 family transposase, with the protein MSFTLQQKSLTFNAQKEITVANDGGSLTNDAGLILVAEFLKQIHFDSLLAQYVHIPDPRCFVQHEWLDVLKQWLYQLIAGYSRDRDANTLQYDRLFQEALKQGRLSSQSMMSTLLHTLTKENVGQLSQVAKRLADFGMDHQNSQHFILDLDSTSCTTYGQQEEAEFIYHYGVNGYHPFVAFEGLTGLALDVRHRHGKSYTSTHAEDYLVEMLDRYQQRSEDPLLLVRGDSGFAKPEIYEQCEQRKAHYVIKLKNNARLIDQAQHQVQYTNGTDYTKTEHQYFKVNYQANSWDRPRTVAIKATRKGGYLLFSEFQFVVTDFANLSPKTIFQLYQKRGNMENFIKEMKTGFFADKTDSHSFLANKARLALSFLAYNIIHLMKQMTFPQEKKATVIDTIRFQLFHIAGRVTEHARKIQVHLSSTHVYNKLFWEVLTRIQLLKL; encoded by the coding sequence ATGTCTTTCACTTTACAACAAAAATCGCTCACATTCAATGCCCAAAAAGAAATCACGGTCGCCAACGATGGCGGAAGCTTAACCAATGATGCGGGGCTTATCTTGGTCGCTGAATTTTTAAAACAAATTCATTTTGACTCATTGTTAGCCCAATATGTTCATATCCCGGATCCTCGTTGTTTCGTTCAACATGAATGGTTGGACGTATTGAAACAATGGCTCTACCAATTGATTGCTGGTTATTCTCGCGACCGAGATGCCAATACGCTCCAATATGACCGTCTTTTTCAAGAAGCATTAAAACAAGGTCGACTCAGCTCGCAATCCATGATGTCTACCTTGCTTCATACCTTAACCAAAGAAAATGTGGGCCAACTATCACAAGTAGCCAAAAGACTGGCGGATTTCGGCATGGATCATCAAAACAGCCAACATTTCATTCTCGATCTGGATTCGACCTCTTGTACTACCTATGGACAACAAGAAGAAGCCGAATTTATTTACCATTATGGGGTCAATGGCTATCATCCGTTTGTCGCTTTCGAAGGTTTAACGGGGTTAGCATTAGATGTCCGTCATCGGCATGGAAAATCTTATACCTCGACCCATGCCGAAGACTACCTGGTGGAAATGTTGGATCGTTATCAACAACGTTCAGAGGACCCGCTCTTGTTGGTCCGTGGCGACAGCGGCTTTGCCAAACCGGAAATCTATGAACAATGCGAACAACGAAAGGCGCATTATGTGATCAAACTCAAAAATAATGCGCGTCTGATTGACCAAGCCCAACACCAAGTCCAGTATACGAATGGTACGGATTACACAAAGACAGAACATCAGTACTTTAAGGTCAACTACCAAGCAAACTCGTGGGATCGACCGCGGACCGTCGCTATAAAAGCCACTAGAAAAGGAGGATACCTCCTTTTTTCAGAATTTCAATTTGTCGTGACCGATTTCGCTAACCTTTCCCCCAAAACGATTTTTCAGCTTTATCAAAAACGAGGGAATATGGAAAATTTCATCAAAGAAATGAAAACCGGCTTTTTCGCTGATAAAACGGATAGCCATTCCTTTTTAGCAAACAAGGCCCGTTTGGCCTTGAGCTTTTTGGCTTACAATATCATCCATTTGATGAAACAGATGACATTTCCTCAAGAAAAAAAGGCAACGGTGATTGACACGATACGCTTTCAATTGTTCCATATCGCAGGGAGAGTCACGGAACATGCGCGAAAAATTCAAGTTCACCTCTCCAGTACCCATGTTTATAACAAACTTTTCTGGGAAGTCCTTACGCGAATTCAGCTATTGAAACTTTAA
- a CDS encoding AAA family ATPase, with amino-acid sequence MNKYLVLIAGSPATGKSYLVREIQKVIPSIFVITPDEFKEILADSVGFSNLAEKAKLEKDVWANYYNVLETYMRMGKQFILSEYPFSKKQKGRLKQLSEDNNYQIITIRLRAKFETLWQRRKARDRQSDRHLSHIMSHYHFGDYLTDRTQADNLITKSEFEKIIDDRKYDQFALGELWDFDVTDFDEVDYVQLIDYLSNLGK; translated from the coding sequence ATGAATAAATATTTAGTTTTAATTGCTGGAAGCCCAGCTACTGGAAAAAGCTATTTAGTTCGTGAAATTCAAAAAGTAATTCCGTCAATTTTTGTTATTACACCGGATGAATTTAAAGAAATTTTAGCAGATTCTGTAGGTTTTTCTAACTTGGCTGAAAAAGCCAAGTTAGAAAAAGATGTTTGGGCCAACTATTATAATGTTTTAGAGACTTATATGCGAATGGGGAAACAATTTATTTTATCGGAGTACCCTTTTTCTAAAAAACAAAAAGGACGCCTGAAGCAGCTGTCAGAAGATAACAATTATCAGATAATTACAATTCGCTTAAGAGCAAAATTTGAAACATTATGGCAGCGTAGGAAGGCACGAGACCGACAAAGTGATCGGCATTTAAGTCATATTATGTCTCATTACCACTTTGGGGACTATCTCACAGATCGAACACAAGCAGATAATCTAATTACTAAATCGGAGTTTGAAAAAATTATCGATGATAGGAAGTATGATCAATTTGCTTTAGGTGAACTTTGGGACTTTGATGTGACAGACTTTGATGAGGTAGATTATGTGCAATTAATAGATTACTTGAGTAATTTAGGAAAATAA
- a CDS encoding class II fructose-bisphosphate aldolase gives MYKTLKEVTQTAEDLNMTVGAFNAHNLEMLPEMIRAAKEMGSPIIIQTSIDTAKYIGYSVVVAVAKTLADNEMVDVVLHLDHAKDFDEIKAAIDAGYSSVMFDGSALPFKENIAKTKAVVSYAHIRGVSVEGEIGTIGGTEEGVSVPLDEEMYTQPEDAFQFVEETGVDALAVAIGTNHGQFKSKTEVKIPLLRSIHEKVAIPLVVHGGTGVKEEDYSELINNGIRKFNVGTELLVGWTQEAIDYFGKTEVNKSLRHNVIPANMKVKETVKHKIGLFMNLTEPMNIGRAKNE, from the coding sequence ATGTATAAAACTTTAAAAGAAGTAACCCAAACAGCAGAAGATTTAAATATGACGGTAGGCGCGTTTAACGCACATAACTTGGAAATGTTACCAGAAATGATTCGGGCAGCGAAAGAAATGGGAAGCCCTATTATTATTCAAACGAGTATAGATACAGCTAAATACATTGGTTATTCAGTGGTAGTTGCTGTGGCTAAAACGCTTGCTGATAATGAAATGGTAGATGTTGTATTACATTTAGATCACGCAAAGGATTTTGATGAAATCAAAGCGGCTATTGATGCAGGTTATTCAAGTGTGATGTTTGACGGCTCTGCTCTGCCTTTTAAAGAAAACATAGCTAAAACTAAAGCTGTTGTAAGTTACGCGCATATTAGAGGCGTATCTGTAGAAGGAGAGATTGGCACAATTGGAGGAACTGAAGAAGGCGTTTCTGTTCCTTTAGATGAAGAAATGTACACACAACCAGAAGATGCCTTTCAATTTGTTGAAGAAACTGGAGTTGATGCGCTAGCAGTAGCTATCGGTACAAATCACGGTCAATTTAAATCTAAAACGGAAGTCAAAATCCCATTGCTTCGATCTATACATGAAAAGGTAGCTATACCGTTAGTTGTTCATGGTGGGACTGGAGTGAAAGAAGAGGATTATTCAGAATTAATTAATAACGGAATTCGTAAATTTAACGTGGGAACGGAATTATTAGTTGGCTGGACTCAAGAAGCTATAGACTACTTTGGCAAGACAGAAGTGAATAAATCACTAAGGCATAATGTTATTCCAGCAAACATGAAAGTAAAAGAAACCGTTAAACATAAAATTGGTTTGTTTATGAATTTAACAGAACCAATGAATATAGGTCGGGCTAAAAATGAATAA
- a CDS encoding tetratricopeptide repeat protein, producing the protein MFNFFKKKKEKTSDKKEDVLSEEQLAKIDQTIEEKRKAIDKAEKTETAEKLAKLYEELGLAYAQKNGDEAIPTLEKSLELKLSMGDGYKKLMSLYNEKRKEAARNGDDAGIDKYMNKMDEMRSVAKKLTVSKDK; encoded by the coding sequence ATGTTTAACTTTTTTAAAAAGAAAAAGGAGAAAACGTCAGATAAAAAAGAAGACGTTCTGTCTGAAGAACAATTGGCAAAAATTGATCAAACGATTGAAGAAAAAAGAAAAGCAATTGATAAGGCTGAAAAAACAGAGACAGCAGAAAAACTAGCGAAACTTTATGAAGAATTGGGTCTTGCTTATGCCCAAAAGAATGGAGATGAAGCGATTCCTACTTTGGAAAAAAGTTTGGAATTAAAACTATCGATGGGCGACGGATATAAAAAATTGATGAGCCTCTATAATGAAAAAAGAAAAGAAGCAGCAAGAAATGGTGATGATGCTGGTATTGATAAATATATGAACAAGATGGATGAAATGAGATCAGTAGCCAAAAAACTAACTGTTAGTAAAGATAAGTAA